In Pseudomonas sp. MTM4, one genomic interval encodes:
- a CDS encoding efflux transporter outer membrane subunit has translation MPRRLPRTPLICALALALGACSSVPERPEPDVPESWFHAVREQPADAEALADWWRQFEDPALTQLVHRALENNRDIRLAMLRVDTARAQLRQARAGLFPSFDLPGSVSRQWIENNNEQDPDSPIGEFVPDDDVITFDSWELALQATWELDIFGATRARTDSARQQIRSAQAQAIAARLAVASNTAQGYMQLRALEGQRALLVEGIELAAELERIARTLFEAGEVTRLDVEASAAERASLEADLDELDINLAEARLALDTLLAEPPGSIARQLTTSTEVPLAGQPIPPGQPLDLLRRRPDLIAEAAQLEAAQLQSLAARRDLFPTLALQAAVGRSGLALGDAISSASNFARLGATFGLPFLDYRRRGAAIELADVEGESTYLGFQQALAEALEEVERSLVRIDGQQRRLNSLRNTLRHRQYAYELAQKSYRLGEANLNEVLDAQRGSLQARQQALQGRTALATAQVALFVALGGGWEMDPNALGAGTDAETSGQ, from the coding sequence ATGCCGCGCCGATTGCCTCGCACGCCCCTGATCTGCGCATTGGCATTGGCGCTCGGCGCCTGCTCCAGCGTGCCGGAGCGGCCCGAGCCCGATGTGCCGGAATCCTGGTTTCATGCGGTGCGCGAGCAACCGGCAGACGCTGAGGCGCTCGCCGACTGGTGGCGGCAATTCGAGGATCCGGCGTTGACCCAGCTGGTGCACCGGGCATTGGAAAACAACCGCGACATCCGTCTGGCGATGCTGCGCGTCGACACCGCGCGGGCGCAGTTGCGTCAGGCCCGCGCAGGGCTGTTCCCATCCTTCGATCTGCCAGGTTCGGTTAGCCGTCAATGGATCGAAAACAACAACGAGCAAGACCCCGACAGCCCCATCGGCGAGTTCGTCCCGGATGACGACGTGATCACCTTCGACAGCTGGGAACTGGCGCTACAGGCCACCTGGGAGCTGGATATCTTCGGCGCCACGCGCGCGCGGACCGACAGTGCACGGCAGCAGATTCGCTCGGCCCAGGCCCAGGCCATCGCCGCTCGGCTGGCGGTTGCCTCGAATACGGCGCAAGGCTATATGCAACTGCGCGCGCTGGAAGGCCAGCGGGCGTTGCTGGTCGAAGGCATCGAATTGGCTGCGGAACTTGAGCGTATCGCCCGCACGCTGTTCGAGGCCGGCGAGGTCACCCGTCTGGATGTCGAAGCCAGCGCTGCCGAACGGGCTTCGCTGGAGGCCGATCTCGATGAACTGGACATCAACCTGGCCGAAGCGCGACTGGCATTGGATACGCTACTCGCCGAACCACCAGGCAGCATCGCGCGACAGCTCACGACGTCGACCGAAGTGCCGCTGGCAGGCCAGCCCATTCCGCCGGGGCAACCGCTGGACCTGCTGCGCAGACGCCCGGATCTGATCGCCGAAGCCGCGCAATTGGAGGCCGCACAACTGCAGTCGCTAGCCGCTCGCCGCGACCTGTTTCCGACGCTGGCCCTGCAGGCTGCCGTAGGCCGTTCAGGGCTCGCGCTGGGGGATGCCATTTCCAGCGCTTCCAACTTTGCCCGCCTAGGCGCAACCTTTGGCCTGCCCTTCCTCGATTACCGGCGACGCGGCGCAGCCATCGAACTGGCCGATGTCGAGGGTGAAAGCACGTATCTTGGTTTTCAACAGGCCCTGGCCGAGGCGTTGGAAGAGGTAGAACGATCATTGGTACGCATCGACGGGCAGCAACGCCGCCTGAATTCGCTGCGTAACACCCTGCGCCATCGCCAGTACGCCTACGAGCTCGCGCAGAAGAGCTATCGATTGGGCGAGGCGAATCTCAACGAAGTACTCGATGCCCAACGCGGCTCGCTGCAGGCGAGGCAGCAAGCCCTGCAAGGCCGTACTGCTCTGGCGACAGCGCAGGTCGCGCTGTTCGTGGCGCTGGGTGGCGGCTGGGAGATGGATCCGAATGCGCTCGGAGCTGGGACGGACGCCGAGACGTCAGGCCAGTAG
- a CDS encoding efflux RND transporter permease subunit → MDLARYAICKPVNIWVLLLICLIGGTIAFFEMGRLEDPEFTIKEAIVTVQYPGATAIEVEQEVTEPLESAIQELAEIKEIRSRSMIGQAEIRVEIQDRYTGEQLDQIWDKLRNKIDDARQELPPGIDPPLVNDDFGDVYGIFFALTGDGLTLEELHEVAKDLRRGLITADGVGQVEIAGVREERILVEVDQARLAALRLSPQELVAALSDADAAVEAGGVRAGEFFVHIRPSGAFDSLDALRALPVGQGQQSVDLGSIATLKREYAERPRQIIRHNGEPALTLGISGISGSNIVEVGDSVEAALQAMQHLVPLGAELHPLYQQHSIVNESVNSFALNVFLSVAIVVGVLCLAMGLRAGMIIGAVLFLTVLGTLLLMWLAGIELERISLGALIIAMGMLVDNAVVICDGMLIQKQRGMSILDASRKTLQQTQWPLLGATIIGILAFAGIGLSQDTTGEFLFSLFFVIAVSLLLSWLLALLVVPLFGHYLLERKDDRQADDANGADEAYSGPIYNRYRRMAGAVLARPWLTLGVLVVLTVLSVLGFSRVPQSFFPPSSTPLFYVNLFLPQGTHIRETSRTAEDVEGYLEGLDGVTDVSTFVGAGASRFMLTYAPEQPNSSLMHFLVRTEDAEVIAELVGEVNQTLPGRYPSADVAAAQFLFGPNAEAKLEARISGPELDELRQLSAEGQRILQEQGQVFNIRDDWRAPVPVLRPQLDLDRLADAGLTRQQVAQALAVASEGQQVSVFRDGDELIPILLRATPEDRMAPGDLLQRLIWSPTTGSYVPLAQVADGIEATTEESMIRRYGRERTIAVRAEPRDGENTNVAFQRIRPLIEGIELPVGYSLEWGGDHEQSSDAQQALASTLALPYLAMVLVTVLLFAKVRQPLMIWLVVPMALCGVTLGLLLTGQAFGFMALLGLLSLTGMLIKNAVVLVDEIDRQIADDVPRLTAIIEASASRLRPVVMAAGTTVLGMVPLLFDPFFANMAVTIMGGLGFATLLTLLAVPCLYLLFMRVKPEET, encoded by the coding sequence ATGGACTTAGCCCGTTACGCCATCTGCAAGCCGGTCAACATCTGGGTGTTGCTGCTGATCTGCCTGATTGGTGGGACCATCGCGTTCTTCGAGATGGGTCGCCTGGAAGATCCCGAATTCACCATCAAGGAAGCCATCGTCACGGTGCAATATCCCGGCGCGACCGCCATCGAGGTCGAGCAGGAAGTCACCGAGCCGTTGGAAAGCGCCATCCAGGAACTTGCGGAGATCAAGGAAATCCGCTCGCGCTCGATGATCGGCCAGGCCGAAATCCGCGTGGAAATCCAGGACCGCTACACCGGCGAGCAGCTCGATCAGATCTGGGACAAGCTGCGCAACAAGATCGACGATGCCCGGCAGGAGTTGCCACCGGGCATCGATCCGCCGCTGGTCAATGATGATTTCGGTGACGTCTACGGCATTTTCTTCGCCCTCACCGGCGACGGCCTGACCCTGGAAGAACTGCACGAAGTAGCCAAGGATCTGCGCCGCGGCCTGATCACGGCCGATGGCGTTGGCCAGGTTGAAATCGCCGGCGTGCGCGAGGAACGGATTCTGGTCGAGGTCGATCAGGCGCGCCTGGCCGCGTTGCGTCTGTCTCCGCAGGAACTGGTCGCCGCGCTCAGCGACGCCGATGCTGCGGTGGAGGCCGGCGGTGTCCGCGCCGGTGAGTTCTTCGTGCACATCCGCCCGAGCGGCGCCTTCGATTCGCTGGATGCCCTGCGCGCGTTGCCGGTCGGCCAGGGCCAGCAGAGCGTCGATCTGGGCTCCATCGCCACTTTGAAACGCGAGTACGCGGAGCGGCCTCGCCAGATCATCCGCCATAACGGTGAGCCGGCGCTGACGCTAGGAATCAGCGGCATTTCAGGCAGCAACATTGTCGAGGTAGGCGATAGCGTCGAAGCAGCGCTGCAGGCCATGCAGCACCTGGTGCCGCTGGGAGCCGAGCTGCATCCGCTCTACCAGCAGCACAGCATCGTCAACGAGTCGGTCAACAGCTTCGCGCTGAACGTGTTCCTGTCGGTGGCGATCGTCGTCGGCGTGCTGTGTCTGGCCATGGGCCTGCGCGCCGGCATGATCATCGGCGCGGTGCTGTTCCTGACGGTGCTCGGCACGTTGCTGTTGATGTGGCTGGCCGGAATCGAGCTGGAGCGCATTTCACTCGGCGCGCTGATCATCGCCATGGGCATGCTGGTGGACAACGCCGTGGTGATCTGCGATGGCATGTTGATCCAGAAGCAGCGCGGCATGAGCATCCTCGACGCGTCACGCAAGACCCTGCAACAGACGCAATGGCCGCTGCTGGGCGCGACCATCATCGGCATTCTGGCGTTCGCCGGGATCGGTCTGTCGCAAGACACCACGGGGGAATTCCTGTTCTCGCTGTTCTTCGTCATCGCCGTCTCACTGCTGCTGAGCTGGCTGCTGGCGCTGCTGGTGGTGCCGCTGTTCGGCCATTACCTGTTGGAGCGCAAAGATGACCGGCAAGCGGACGACGCGAACGGTGCCGACGAGGCCTACAGCGGACCGATCTACAACCGTTACCGTCGCATGGCCGGCGCTGTGCTGGCGCGCCCCTGGCTGACGCTGGGGGTATTGGTGGTGCTTACCGTGCTCAGCGTGCTGGGTTTCAGCCGTGTGCCGCAGAGCTTCTTCCCGCCGTCGAGCACACCGCTTTTCTACGTCAATCTGTTCCTGCCGCAGGGCACGCACATCCGCGAAACCAGCCGCACCGCCGAAGACGTCGAGGGTTACCTGGAGGGGCTCGACGGCGTCACCGATGTGTCCACTTTCGTCGGGGCGGGCGCGTCGCGCTTCATGCTGACTTACGCGCCGGAGCAGCCCAACTCCTCGCTGATGCACTTTCTGGTGCGCACCGAAGACGCCGAGGTGATTGCCGAGCTGGTTGGCGAAGTGAATCAGACATTGCCGGGCCGCTACCCTTCTGCCGATGTCGCCGCCGCGCAATTCCTGTTCGGACCCAACGCCGAAGCCAAGCTCGAAGCACGCATCAGTGGCCCCGAACTGGATGAGTTGCGCCAATTGTCCGCCGAAGGTCAGCGCATCCTTCAGGAACAGGGACAGGTCTTCAACATTCGCGACGACTGGCGCGCCCCGGTGCCGGTGCTACGCCCGCAACTGGATCTGGACCGCCTGGCCGATGCGGGGCTGACCCGTCAGCAGGTGGCGCAAGCATTGGCCGTGGCCAGCGAAGGACAGCAGGTAAGCGTTTTCCGTGATGGTGACGAGCTGATCCCGATATTGCTACGCGCAACGCCCGAGGATCGCATGGCACCAGGCGACCTGCTGCAACGGCTGATCTGGAGCCCCACAACCGGCAGCTACGTGCCGCTGGCACAGGTGGCCGATGGCATCGAGGCCACCACTGAAGAATCGATGATTCGCCGCTACGGTCGCGAGCGCACCATCGCCGTGCGCGCCGAACCGCGCGACGGAGAAAACACCAACGTAGCCTTCCAGCGGATTCGTCCGCTGATCGAGGGCATCGAATTGCCGGTCGGTTACTCGCTGGAATGGGGCGGCGACCATGAGCAGTCTTCCGACGCGCAGCAGGCTCTGGCCAGCACGTTGGCGCTGCCGTACTTGGCGATGGTGCTGGTCACGGTGCTGTTGTTCGCCAAGGTCCGCCAACCGCTGATGATCTGGCTGGTAGTGCCGATGGCGCTGTGTGGCGTCACCCTCGGCCTGCTGCTGACCGGCCAGGCATTCGGCTTCATGGCATTGCTCGGCCTGCTCAGCCTGACCGGCATGCTGATCAAAAACGCCGTGGTGCTGGTGGATGAGATCGACCGGCAAATCGCCGACGATGTGCCGCGCCTGACCGCCATCATCGAGGCATCCGCCTCGCGCTTACGGCCCGTGGTCATGGCTGCGGGCACTACGGTGTTGGGCATGGTGCCACTGCTGTTCGATCCATTTTTCGCCAACATGGCAGTGACCATCATGGGCGGGCTGGGTTTCGCCACGTTGCTCACACTGTTGGCGGTGCCGTGCCTGTACCTGCTGTTCATGCGCGTCAAACCGGAGGAAACCTGA
- a CDS encoding efflux RND transporter periplasmic adaptor subunit: MPQPMRTPRGPLSHSRITAALCALLFLSGCADDETPAQVPPRVAFVEPLQRIEHGPQTLRFPGVVESVTTTQLAFQVPGRVERMLVDEGERVEKSQPLAKLDRTDYELQLREAEARLRQLEADLTRKRTLLAEGILAPAAVEPLQANVVAARVARDSALRDIDHSTLNAPFDGVVARRLVEPDMVVATGSPVLELQNNQHIEVTVDLPETAALNVPLNATLQAEGELVIADLTLPLTYKEHSTQPREGSRTYRLTLRGDPPADYNLLPGMAMRVRLQRPPAAQDDAPPRFRLPLTAVQAAPNGSHYLWLAVDGHVQRRDLQLERIEADHAVVSGELNDQMLVVVAGGSKLSEDQPIKAERRK, translated from the coding sequence ATGCCGCAGCCAATGCGAACACCCCGAGGCCCGCTATCACATTCCCGCATCACCGCCGCCTTGTGCGCATTGCTGTTCTTGTCCGGCTGCGCCGACGACGAGACGCCCGCTCAAGTGCCGCCGCGCGTGGCCTTCGTCGAGCCGCTGCAACGCATCGAGCACGGCCCGCAGACCCTGCGCTTTCCTGGCGTGGTCGAGAGCGTGACCACCACACAACTGGCTTTCCAGGTACCGGGGCGTGTCGAACGCATGCTCGTCGATGAAGGCGAGCGCGTGGAAAAGAGCCAGCCACTGGCCAAACTCGACCGCACGGATTATGAGCTGCAACTGCGCGAGGCCGAGGCTCGGCTGCGCCAGCTGGAAGCGGACCTGACACGCAAGCGCACGTTGCTCGCCGAAGGCATTCTCGCGCCGGCGGCGGTCGAGCCTTTGCAGGCCAATGTCGTGGCGGCGCGCGTCGCCCGTGATAGCGCGCTGCGTGACATCGACCACAGCACGCTGAATGCCCCTTTCGACGGCGTCGTCGCGCGACGCCTGGTCGAGCCGGACATGGTGGTCGCCACCGGTTCGCCCGTACTCGAACTGCAGAATAACCAGCACATCGAGGTCACGGTCGACCTGCCCGAGACCGCCGCCTTGAACGTCCCGCTGAACGCCACCTTGCAGGCCGAAGGCGAGCTGGTCATTGCCGACCTGACGCTGCCGTTGACCTACAAAGAGCACAGCACCCAGCCACGCGAAGGCTCGCGCACCTATCGTCTGACGCTGCGAGGCGACCCGCCGGCAGACTACAACCTGCTGCCGGGGATGGCCATGCGGGTTCGCCTGCAGCGCCCGCCCGCCGCGCAGGACGATGCGCCGCCACGTTTTCGCCTGCCGCTGACGGCTGTACAAGCGGCACCGAACGGCAGCCACTATCTGTGGCTAGCGGTGGACGGCCACGTCCAGCGCCGCGACCTGCAACTCGAACGCATCGAAGCGGATCATGCGGTGGTCAGCGGCGAGCTGAACGATCAGATGCTGGTGGTGGTGGCCGGTGGTAGCAAGCTGTCCGAAGACCAACCGATCAAAGCCGAACGGCGGAAGTGA